The following proteins are encoded in a genomic region of Magallana gigas chromosome 1, xbMagGiga1.1, whole genome shotgun sequence:
- the LOC105334152 gene encoding multiple epidermal growth factor-like domains protein 10 isoform X2, whose amino-acid sequence MHHIVIYYRTDNEPWGNPSEYSGRFLRFSVYVSNTTKKEDGITCFKDINFTRATIENPLTINCPNHGRYVIYYNNRTQPPFPSGYSTDGAYNEICEFEVYGCPTQGYYGVNCSLSCPQNCQEGHCHIEDGSCLGCTDGYKGPTCNEQCHGKSYGQECQQNCGNCKNNEHCHHVNGSCINGCGSGFYGTKCDLTCPESRYGYYCEEHCNINCGVPYRCDRVTGQCEGGCQVGWEGATCNTQCNEGKFGQNCNHSCGHCLDNEQCNYINGSCPNGCDIGYQEGQCTQVCSNNTHGDGCLRKCGNCLYLYGEQCHHVTGQCPRGCDIGYHGDRCDQVFKGLIHPVSESQLSTSHYVCTTFLILSGLLNVILVVRYV is encoded by the exons ATGCATCATATTGTTATATACTATAGGACGGACAATGAGCCTTGgg GAAATCCTAGTGAATACTCGGGACGATTTTTGAGGTTCTCTGTCTACGTATCAAACACAACGAAGAAAGAGGACGGGATTACTTGCTTCAAAGACATAAACTTTACTAGAGCAACAATAGAGAATCCTTTAACGATAAATTGCCCTAATCATGGACGTTACGTCATCTACTATAACAATAGAACACAGCCCCCGTTTCCTTCTGGCTATTCTACAGATGGAGCATACAACGAAATCTGCGAATTTGAGGTTTATG GGTGCCCAACACAAGGATATTACGGAGTGAACTGTTCTTTATCGTGTCCACAGAACTGCCAGGAAGGTCACTGTCACATCGAGGATGGGTCCTGTCTGGGGTGTACTGATGGATACAAGGGTCCAACTTGTAATGAAC AATGCCACGGCAAATCGTACGGTCAAGAGTGTCAGCAAAATTGTGGAAACTGTAAAAACAATGAACACTGTCATCATGTGAACGGAAGTTGTATAAACGGTTGTGGCAGTGGATTTTATGGCACAAAATGTGACCTAA CCTGCCCTGAAAGTCGATATGGCTACTATTGTGAGGAGCACTGTAACATCAACTGTGGAGTTCCATACAGATGTGACAGGGTGACAGGGCAGTGTGAGGGAGGATGCCAAGTTGGTTGGGAAGGGGCCACGTGCAATACAC AATGTAATGAAGGAAAGTTTGGTCAAAATTGCAACCATTCGTGTGGACATTGTCTTGACAATGAACAATGTAATTACATCAATGGTTCATGTCCCAATGGATGTGATATTGGTTATCAAGAAGGTCAATGTACACAGG TTTGCAGTAATAATACACATGGAGATGGATGTTTGCGTAAATGTGGGAACTGTTTATATCTGTACGGAGAACAATGTCATCACGTGACTGGTCAATGTCCACGAGGATGTGACATTGGCTACCATGGCGATCGCTGTGACCaggtttttaaag GTTTAATTCATCCTGTATCTGAGAGCCAATTATCCACCTCACATTATGTCTGTACGACATTTCTTATCTTAAGTGGATTACTAAATGTCATTTTGGTTGTCAGGTACgtttaa
- the LOC105334152 gene encoding multiple epidermal growth factor-like domains protein 10 isoform X1, which produces MHLLWLHLFFHLFIVINAYENIALRKPAWQRFPYSGRHLWGADRAVDGRYSDLSQYDNQCTISGNYHQVAEWRVDLQEVLSMHHIVIYYRTDNEPWGNPSEYSGRFLRFSVYVSNTTKKEDGITCFKDINFTRATIENPLTINCPNHGRYVIYYNNRTQPPFPSGYSTDGAYNEICEFEVYGCPTQGYYGVNCSLSCPQNCQEGHCHIEDGSCLGCTDGYKGPTCNEQCHGKSYGQECQQNCGNCKNNEHCHHVNGSCINGCGSGFYGTKCDLTCPESRYGYYCEEHCNINCGVPYRCDRVTGQCEGGCQVGWEGATCNTQCNEGKFGQNCNHSCGHCLDNEQCNYINGSCPNGCDIGYQEGQCTQVCSNNTHGDGCLRKCGNCLYLYGEQCHHVTGQCPRGCDIGYHGDRCDQVFKGLIHPVSESQLSTSHYVCTTFLILSGLLNVILVVRYV; this is translated from the exons ttttccatttattcATCGTAATCAATGCATACG AAAATATTGCTCTGAGGAAACCAGCATGGCAGCGTTTTCCCTATAGCGGTCGACATTTGTGGGGAGCAGATCGTGCTGTGGACGGACGGTATTCAGACCTATCTCAATATGACAACCAGTGTACAATATCCGGGAATTATCACCAAGTTGCAGAATGGAGGGTGGATCTCCAAGAAGTCCTTAGCATGCATCATATTGTTATATACTATAGGACGGACAATGAGCCTTGgg GAAATCCTAGTGAATACTCGGGACGATTTTTGAGGTTCTCTGTCTACGTATCAAACACAACGAAGAAAGAGGACGGGATTACTTGCTTCAAAGACATAAACTTTACTAGAGCAACAATAGAGAATCCTTTAACGATAAATTGCCCTAATCATGGACGTTACGTCATCTACTATAACAATAGAACACAGCCCCCGTTTCCTTCTGGCTATTCTACAGATGGAGCATACAACGAAATCTGCGAATTTGAGGTTTATG GGTGCCCAACACAAGGATATTACGGAGTGAACTGTTCTTTATCGTGTCCACAGAACTGCCAGGAAGGTCACTGTCACATCGAGGATGGGTCCTGTCTGGGGTGTACTGATGGATACAAGGGTCCAACTTGTAATGAAC AATGCCACGGCAAATCGTACGGTCAAGAGTGTCAGCAAAATTGTGGAAACTGTAAAAACAATGAACACTGTCATCATGTGAACGGAAGTTGTATAAACGGTTGTGGCAGTGGATTTTATGGCACAAAATGTGACCTAA CCTGCCCTGAAAGTCGATATGGCTACTATTGTGAGGAGCACTGTAACATCAACTGTGGAGTTCCATACAGATGTGACAGGGTGACAGGGCAGTGTGAGGGAGGATGCCAAGTTGGTTGGGAAGGGGCCACGTGCAATACAC AATGTAATGAAGGAAAGTTTGGTCAAAATTGCAACCATTCGTGTGGACATTGTCTTGACAATGAACAATGTAATTACATCAATGGTTCATGTCCCAATGGATGTGATATTGGTTATCAAGAAGGTCAATGTACACAGG TTTGCAGTAATAATACACATGGAGATGGATGTTTGCGTAAATGTGGGAACTGTTTATATCTGTACGGAGAACAATGTCATCACGTGACTGGTCAATGTCCACGAGGATGTGACATTGGCTACCATGGCGATCGCTGTGACCaggtttttaaag GTTTAATTCATCCTGTATCTGAGAGCCAATTATCCACCTCACATTATGTCTGTACGACATTTCTTATCTTAAGTGGATTACTAAATGTCATTTTGGTTGTCAGGTACgtttaa
- the LOC136269768 gene encoding uncharacterized protein gives MATPSPYATRQCSNCQGDTKFICTSCRCYLCSSCKEEHVIELNTMDHDVMIFRRKMTSSPIQENCAIHTDNVYDKYCETCELPMCSSCFEHTGHKKLDIKSLHDSHHQRLRKAIHVVRGKIHLYESVLMTGIKADVKTCQKEICKGNASLILNATRLKDIVDKVVCDVELIHKCFVHNLKRHRHISSLVCSEHLFEQSAKDPVKFLLSKSAFGTLKERYGCAKHAKLSVTERLNAKGVTMLLSDINVTEGRKRPTEIELKLMPAPVFQKSFMATDVDSCSHMAFVTSDRIWIGCENNFYLKDTNGDTLFHQEGPLNEFSFYNLAAYFTVTNEKDLVFINNDHNIVKLSHDMEKITTLINTPYNNKGPCCVYFAPFAGDLLVGFIGYDDLDNKTWINRYDELSRLKQTIQYNESGYPLFTHPSHIAENNNGDVAISDRSTVVVTDIGGRHRFSYNGGPFNYGVFQGICTDSLSHILVCDSYSSSVHMIDKDGHFLKYLLMRPPGILSPSSLTIDVNTHLLWVGSSSLNTVLGYRYITQYDNTYAEPSLSAVVRTSAVHSTVQTGEEHCFVNELLYLETPGPLLLNAIRVEGIWCCSHLSLVSADEMWVSDHENLVLINTKGEAIYHIKDLFSERESGIHTVTSDGELIYINKEHNIMRLSTVMKTKTKFITLSNTALIPLSVYCSPFTGNLLVGVTKDNPMTGIILHYNRDGDKTKNIQHNNSRKPLYRKPAYITENGNGDIVVSDSGLNIVVVTDREGNYRFSYTSHRSCSYTWFHGVCCDGQSNILICAPYSNSVHVIDKNGHFLSHFQLSGMGRAYCLSYDVLNNRLYAGIDHNQQTLGVYKYIFRQDSLLNPESISGDLANPIKAIQTTETKERKVGKNNLLSSPYSPILHKYLSITDVRCSKSVSVCATGTCRIWVSDDHGIVLVNELGETLHQIKDQIKDYRDGSYNGSYGLHTLNSDGELIYVAKDDTILKLSKDLEKSTTFIQNTDSNQWRPQCIYYSSFTSDILVGRANMNLRRGKIIRYNKYGKMSQTIQYNEKGLDIFKYPRYITENNNADMVVSDTSGAVVVTDRAGNFRFAYTGYPQGTALGPLGVSTDALSNILVSDYYTRTIHVIDKDGQFLTYLSINLQCVSTPCSIFFDKKTHLLWVGSKYNNTVAIYKYLRNEDVLEDQNKHSEAVKVMQHDVGDGTSSKKQIFGPAVHNYFTVKHFKRCSHLSYGICDCLLINEENNFIITSTSGETIHHIEDLRSNAHTGSHSMNLSREELFYIEKDYNIVKLSKYKEKTKTTFIKCMQETDSAWRPWCLYCSQITDDVLVGMKKLDRIQGKVIRYNNLGEKIQEIQHNEIGSDIYNTPRYITENINGDVVVSDSTGAVVVTDGEGRHRFSYKGHPPESKLSPLGICTDTLSHILVCDELTHAVQILDKDGNFLSNLLIKPLGIVSPSCLCYDVKADLLWVGSNVNYSVCLYKYLTTQHILTDENSEYEDKYEECCLVQADL, from the exons ATGGCTACTCCAAGTCCTTATGCAACACGACAGTGTTCGAACTGCCAGGGGGACACGAAATTCATCTGTACTTCATGCAGATGTTATTTATGTTCCAGCTGTAAAGAGGAGCATGTGATTGAACTAAATACAATGGACCATGATGTGATGATATTCCGCAGGAAAATGACCTCCTCTCCAATTCAAGAAAACTGTGCTATACATACTGATAATGTTTATGATAAGTATTGTGAAACTTGTGAATTGCCCATGTGTTCCTCTTGCTTTGAACATACCGGACACAAGAAATTAGATATTAAATCTTTACATGATTCACACCATCAGCGACTCAGAAAAGCTATTCACGTCGTGAGGGGCAAGATTCACTTATACGAAAGTGTTTTGATGACCGGCATCAAAGCTGATGTGAAAACCTGCcaaaaagaaatatgcaaaGGTAATGCAAGTCTTATTTTGAATGCCACACGGCTTAAGGATATCGTTGATAAAGTTGTATGTGACGTTGAACTCATACACAAGTGTTTTGTACACAATCTGAAAAGACACAGACATATTTCTAGTTTGGTGTGTTCCGAACATTTATTTGAACAGTCAGCAAAAGATCCTGTAAAATTTCTCTTATCAAAATCTGCCTTTGGAACATTAAAAGAACGGTACGGATGTGCAAAACATGCCAAGCTAAGTGTAACCGAAAGACTGAACGCAAAGGGCGTGACGATGTTATTGAGCGATATAAATGTCACAGAGGGACGAAAACGACCTACAGAAATTGAACTCAAGTTGATGCCTGCACCTGTGTTTCAAAAGTCTTTCATGGCAACAGATGTTGACTCCTGTTCCCATATGGCTTTTGTGACATCAGATAGGATATGGATTGGatgtgaaaacaatttttatttgaaagacaCAAACGGCGACACACTTTTCCATCAAGAGGGACCACTTAATGAATTTTCGTTTTATAACCTTGCTGCATATTTTACAGTAACCAATGAAAAGGATTTGGTTTTTATAAATAACGATCATAACATCGTTAAACTGTCACACGATATGGAAAAAATAACGACATTAATTAACACACCATACAATAACAAGGGACCATGCTGTGTGTATTTCGCCCCCTTTGCTGGAGATCTACTTGTAGGGTTCATAGGATATGATGATTTGGATAACAAAACCTGGATAAACCGTTACGATGAATTAAGCCGTTTGAAGCAAACAATTCAGTATAACGAATCAGGATACCCTCTTTTTACCCATCCTTCCCATATagcagagaacaacaatggtgATGTTGCTATTTCGGATAGAAGTACAGTTGTAGTTACAGACATTGGAGGTCGACATCGCTTCTCTTACAATGGAGGGCCATTCAATTATGGGGTGTTTCAAGGAATTTGTACTGATTCACTTTCGCATATACTAGTGTGTGATAGTTACAGTAGCTCAGTACATATGATTGATAAAGACGGCCATTTTctaaaatatcttctaatgcgACCACCAGGTATACTGTCACCGAGCAGCCTAACCATCGATGTAAACACACATCTTCTCTGGGTTGGATCATCAAGTTTAAACACAGTGCTTGGTTATAGGTACATAACCCAATATGATAACACCTACG ctGAACCCTCACTGAGTGCCGTTGTAAGAACATCTGCTGTACACTCAACAGTACAAACGGGGGAAGAACATTGCTTTGTAAATGAACTACTCTATTTAGAGACACCAGGTCCATTGCTTCTGAATGCAATTAGAGTGGAGGGCATCTGGTGTTGTTCCCATTTGTCACTTGTTTCGGCTGATGAAATGTGGGTCAGTGATCATGAAAATCTCGTATTGATAAACACTAAAGGTGAAGCAATATACCATATCAAAGATTTATTCAGTGAACGAGAATCCGGAATACACACAGTTACCAGTGATGGTGAattgatttatataaataaagaacATAACATAATGAGACTGTCAACAGTTATGAAGACAAAAACCAAATTCATAACGTTATCTAACACTGCATTGATACCTTTGAGTGTGTATTGTTCCCCTTTCACTGGAAACCTACTTGTCGGAGTTACAAAAGACAACCCAATGACAGGAATTATTTTGCATTACAACCGGGATGGAGATAAGACGAAAAACATACAGCACAACAACAGTAGAAAACCGCTTTATCGTAAACCTGCATATATAACAGAAAACGGTAATGGGGATATCGTGGTGTCTGACTCGGGCCTTAATATTGTAGTGGTTACTGACAGGGAAGGAAATTATCGTTTTTCATATACAAGTCATCGCTCATGTTCTTACACATGGTTTCATGGAGTATGTTGTGACGGTCAATCGAACATCCTTATATGCGCTCCATACTCGAACTCTGTGCATGTCATAGATAAAAATGGACACTTTttatcacattttcaactttcaGGGATGGGAAGGGCATACTGTCTGAGTTATGATGTCCTCAATAACCGTCTCTACGCTGGTATTGACCATAATCAACAAACACTGGGTGTTTACAAGTATATATTCAGACAGGATTCGTTGTTAA ATCCGGAATCAATCTCTGGTGATTTAGCAAATCCAATAAAAGCTATTCAAACAACAGAGACTAAAGAAAGAAAAGTAGGAAAGAATAATCTATTGTCTTCACCGTATAGCCCAATCCTACACAAATACTTGTCAATTACTGATGTTCGGTGTAGCAAAAGTGTATCTGTATGCGCAACaggtacatgtaggatatgGGTGAGTGATGATCATGGCATTGTACTGGTCAACGAACTTGGTGAAACATTACACCAAATCAAAGATCAAATCAAAGATTATCGCGATGGATCTTATAATGGGTCGTATGGATTGCACACGCTAAACAGTGATGGTGAACTAATTTACGTAGCAAAGGATGACACTATACTCAAATTATCAAAGGATTTGGAAAAAAGTACCACATTTATTCAGAATACGGATTCAAATCAATGGAGACCGCAATGTATATATTATTCCTCATTCACGAGTGATATCTTGGTCGGCAGGGCAAACATGAATTTAAGAAGAGGAAAAATAATTCGGTATAACAAATATGGCAAAATGTctcaaacaatacaatacaacgAGAAAGGACTGGACATCTTCAAATATCCTcgctatataacagagaacaacaatgcaGATATGGTGGTATCTGATACTTCTGGCGCTGTAGTGGTCACAGATCGTGCAGGGAATTTTCGTTTTGCTTACACAGGATATCCACAAGGAACAGCATTAGGTCCACTCGGAGTGTCCACCGACGCATTGTCAAACATATTGGTATCCGATTACTACACTCGCACAATACATGTTATTGATAAAGACGGTCAGTTTTTGACATATCTATCGATAAACCTACAGTGTGTCTCCACACCATGTtctattttctttgataaaaagaCGCATCTTCTTTGGGTCGGCTCAAAGTACAACAATACAGTAGCTATCTACaagtatttaaggaatgaagATGTACTGGAAG ATCAAAATAAACATTCCGAGGCTGTAAAAGTGATGCAACATGACGTCGGAGATGGAACTAGTTCGAAAAAGCAGATATTTGGCCCAGCAGTACATAACTATTTTACAGTGAAACACTTTAAACGCTGTTCCCATTTATCATACGGCATATGCGACTGCcttttaattaatgaagaaaacaacTTTATCATTACAAGTACATCAGGTGAAACTATACACCATATTGAGGATTTACGCAGTAACGCCCATACTGGATCACACTCAATGAACCTATCTCGGGAAGAATTGTTTTATATCGAGAAGGACTATAACATTGTCAAACTGtcaaaatataaagagaaaacaaaaacaacttttatcAAATGTATGCAGGAAACCGATTCTGCATGGAGACCATGGTGTCTTTACTGTTCTCAAATAACTGATGACGTTTTGGTCGGTATGAAGAAATTGGACAGAATACAAGGCAAGGTTATTCGGTACAACAACCTCGGGGAAAAAATACAGGAAATACAACACAACGAAATCGGAAGCGATATCTACAATACACCACGTTATATAACAGAAAACATTAacggggatgtcgtggtgtctgactcgACAGGTGCTGTTGTGGTAACAGACGGTGAAGGAAGACATCGTTTTTCGTACAAAGGACACCCTCCTGAATCAAAACTATCTCCACTAGGAATCTGCACTGACACTCTGTCACATATCTTGGTATGTGATGAGTTAACCCACGCAGTACAGATTCTTGATAAAGACGGAAACTTCCTATCCAATCTGCTGATTAAACCATTAGGTATAGTCTCGCCTAGTTGCCTGTGTTATGATGTCAAAGCCGACCTTCTGTGGGTGGGATCAAACGTCAACTACTCGGTATGTCTCTACAAGTATCTAACAACACAGCACATTCTTACCG ATGAGAATTCAGAATATGAAGATAAATATGAAGAGTGCTGTCTGGTTCAAGCAGACTTGTAA